In a single window of the Candidatus Cybelea sp. genome:
- the pstB gene encoding phosphate ABC transporter ATP-binding protein PstB: MLSTDVKLKVEKLDVYYGQFHAIRNASLAVPVNRVMALIGPSGCGKSTFIRALNRMHDLTPGARVEGHVLLDDRDIYAPEVDPVTIRYRIGMVFQRPNPFPKSIFDNVVYGPSIHGETNRAALMEICERSLRRAALWDEVKDRLDRSALALSGGQQQRLCIARCLAVDPEVILMDEPASALDPIATSKIEDLIDSLKKEYTVVIVTHSMQQAARISDNTAFFLLGELLETDTTATIFTKPKDKRTEDYITGRFG, encoded by the coding sequence ATGCTTTCGACAGACGTGAAACTCAAGGTCGAAAAACTCGACGTGTACTACGGCCAGTTTCACGCAATTCGCAACGCGTCGTTGGCCGTACCCGTGAATCGCGTAATGGCGCTGATCGGTCCGTCGGGATGCGGCAAGTCGACGTTCATTCGCGCCCTCAACCGCATGCACGACTTGACGCCGGGCGCGCGCGTCGAGGGGCACGTCTTGCTGGACGATCGCGACATTTACGCGCCCGAAGTCGACCCGGTGACGATCCGGTATCGCATCGGAATGGTCTTCCAGCGGCCAAACCCGTTTCCGAAGTCGATCTTCGATAACGTCGTCTACGGGCCGAGCATCCACGGAGAGACGAATCGAGCCGCACTGATGGAGATCTGCGAGCGCAGCCTGCGCCGCGCGGCGCTTTGGGACGAGGTCAAGGACCGGCTCGACCGCTCGGCTCTGGCGCTCTCCGGCGGCCAGCAGCAGCGGCTCTGTATCGCCCGCTGTCTCGCCGTCGATCCGGAAGTGATTTTGATGGACGAGCCGGCCTCGGCGCTCGATCCCATCGCGACGAGCAAGATCGAAGACCTCATCGACTCGCTCAAGAAGGAATATACCGTCGTCATCGTGACCCACTCGATGCAGCAGGCCGCCCGGATCAGCGACAATACGGCTTTTTTCCTGCTGGGCGAGCTGTTGGAAACCGACACCACGGCCACGATCTTCACCAAGCCCAAAGATAAGCGTACCGAAGACTATATT